GCTGGAGATGCCTTCGTGGCAGGTCTTCTCGTGGGCGTGATCGAGGAGGCGACCAGCCGCAAGGCTGCCGCTGCGGCGACAGCGAAAGAGATGATAGCAAAGGAGACGCTGCGCGCCCTCGGCGAGGCGGAATGGAGGCGGGTGCTCACGCTGGCGAATGCTGTGGGCGCCTTGTGCACTACGAAATACGGCGCCATTCCGGCTCTGCCTACCATGGAGGAAGTGCGGGCGTTTCTGAATGAATGCGAGAAGCGGGGTGCTAAGGATGCAAACCGGTGAGGCTGAAACGCGCAAAGTCCCTGGCAGGATGTCGGCGGCCGTGTTCAAGGAGCCTGGGAGAATCGACGTGGAAGAGCGCGCCGTTCCCACGCCCGGGCCTGGAGAGGTCCTTGTGAAGGTCGAGGCGTGCGGCGTGTGCGGCACCGACTTCCATATCTTCAAGGGCGAAGCCCCGGCCCGCCCGCCTGTGGTCCTGGGGCACGAGTACTGTGGCGAGGTTGTCGCAGTCGGGGAGGGCCTTGACCGCCCGCGTCCAGGGGACCGGGTGGCCGTGGATCCCAATATCGCGTGTGGGCGGTGCTATCAGTGCAGGCTGGGCAAGGTGCATCTTTGCGAGTCCATGGAGGCTCTCGGCGTCACCCTGGACGGCGGATTTGCCGAGTACTCCATAGCCCCTGCCGCGCAGTGCCACGTGTTGCCAGTAGACATGCCAGCTGCCCAGGGTGCATTTGTTGAGCCGGTCGCGTGCTGCGTCCACGGGATTGACCTCGCCGGGATCAGGCCCGGCTACAGCGTCGTTGTCATGGGCGGCGGCACGATCGGACTCATCCTGCTACAGCTCGCACGGATAAGCGGTGCGGCGACGCTCATCGTGAGCGAGCCGGTGCGCAAGAAGCGCGAGCTTGCTCTCGAGCTCGGGGCGACCCTCGCTGTGGACCCCCTGTCCTCGGATCTGGAGTCGGAGGTACGCGCGGTTTTGCCCGCGGGGGCCGACGTCGTCATAGAGGCGGTCGGGCGCCCGGAGACCGTCGAGGCCGCACTAGGCATCGCAACTAGAGGGGGATGTGTCCTTCTTTTCGGTGTTTCCCCGGAGGGTGCGAAGGTCACCGTCAGCCCATTTGCGATCTATAAGAAAGAGCTGCGGGTCCAGGGCTCTTATGTCAACCCGTTCACGTTTTCCCGGGCGATATCGCTCCTCGCAAGCGGCGCGGTTAAGGTTGAGCCGCTTGTGGAGCGGGTCGTGTCGCTCGGCGATCTGCCCTTGGTGCTGGCCTCCGGGCCGTCCGCGGGCGGCGCGAAGACGCTCGTCGGCGTAAACGCGGCTCGCGCGTGAGCTTGCGAGCGACGGGCGGACGCATTGCCTCTTGACAGGCTATGTGGGGCCTCATAGAATGGATATGAGAATGATTCTCATTACTTGCGGCGTCTAGGAACCACGCCAAAGACCCTAAAGACCTACGAGACGCAGTCCGAACACGTTGAAGGAAACAGATCAGGGAGTGGGTGACGAGAGATGGGGGAAAGAGATGGCGAGCTGATTCCCCTGGTCCATGTCCGGGCAGGCCAGGAGGTCCAGGTCGTTGAGATCCTCGGCGGGCACGGCCTGGTGGGGCGCCTTGAGGCCCTTGGCATCAGGCCTGGGACGCGGATGAGGAAGATAACCTCGGTGTTCTTGCGCGGGCCAGTCACGGTGGAAGTGCACGACACGAAAGTGGCTATGGGATACGGTATGGCTGGAAAGGTGCTCGTCCGGCCACTTGACCGTATCGGGGATGAAGAAGGTGTCACGCGTGAGGAAGGCGGGAAGGGGGCCGCGGCCCAGCACCGCCGTGCCGACGCCGCGGGCGCGCATCGCGAAACGTCGCGGTGAACGTTACGGTGATGAACGTTACGATCAATGAGCAGGGAGGACGGAGCGGATGAGGATCCTGCTGATGGGGAACCCCAACGTCGGCAAGAGTGTCGTTTTTTCCCGTCTCACCGGCACGCAGGTTATCACCTCCAACTACCCGGGCACCACGGTGGAATTCACGAAGGGCACGACGAGGCTGACGACGGGCGAGAGAGCGGAGGTCATCGACGTCCCGGGCACGTACAGTCTCGAGCCCACCTGCAAAGCCGAGGAGGTGGCGGTGAGCCTCCTGGACGGCCTGCAGGAAGGCGACGTCGTCGTGAACGTGGTGGATGCCACCCATCTCGAAAGGAACCTCCACCTGACCCTCGAGCTTCTCGAACGGGGTGTGCCGCTGGTCGTGGCGCTCAACCTATGGGACGAAGCGCGCCACGAGGGGATCACCATCGACGTGAGGAGGCTGGAAGCTCTCCTGGGCGTCCCTGTGGTGCCGACCGTGGCTCTTACGGGCGAGGGCATGGACGTATTGCTGGACAAGGTGGATAAGGCCAAGGTGCGTCGCGCCAGGGCTGGAGGGCCGAAGCGCACTGCGGACGAGCGTTGGGCCGAGGTCGGCCGCATTACACGCGCGGTTCAAGCCATTGCCCACCGGCACCATTCCGTGAGAGACGCGCTCGAGGATGCCAGCATGCGGCCGGTAACAGGCCTCATTGTGGCAGCAGTGGTCCTCGCCGTGTCGTTCGGGGCTATAAGGCTCATCGGCGAAGGCCTCATCACATATGTCTTCGATCCTGCGTTCGAAAGGCTCGTCCGCCCGCTCGTCACGGCTCTTGACGCAGCGCTGCGGCCGACGGGCTTCGTCCATGACATCCTCATCGGGCACCCCGTCGGCGGGCAGGTGGACTTCGTGGAGTCGCTGGGCCTTCTGACCACGGGTCTGTACGTGCCCATCGCGATGGTGCTGCCGTACGTGCTGGCTTTTTACGTCGTGCTGAGCGTGCTCGAGGACGTCGGATACCTGCCGCGGCTCGCCGTGCTCCTGGACAACCTCATGCACGTCCTCGGGATGCACGGGTACGCCATCGTTCCAATGATCCTAGGCCTCGGGTGCAACGTCCCCGCTGTTCTGGCCACGCGGGTCCTTGAGAGCAGACGCGAGAAGTTCATCGCCGCGACGATGGTGTCCATCGGTGTACCGTGCATGGCCCAGAGCGCCGTGATCGTAGGGCTCGTGGGACCACACGGCATCTCATACATCGCGTATATCTATGGGACCTTGTTCGTTCTCTGGCTCTCGCTTGGGCTTGTGCTGAACTCTGTTGTGCCGGGCCAGAGCCCGCCGTTGCTCATCGAGATCCCGCCCTACCGGTTTCCGTACCTTCCCGGGCTCTGGAAGAAGATCTGGATGCGCGTGCGGGCGTTCCTCACCGACGCGGTTCCGTATGTCCTGCTCGGCGTCCTTATCGTCAACGTGCTCTACGCGTCCGGCCTCATGAATGTCATAAGCAGCCTGCTAACGCCGGTTGTCACGGGGCTCCTCGGCCTCCCACCCGACGCAGCGGTGGCCCTGCTGATGGGATTTCTCAGGAAGGACGTGGCCGTCGGGATGCTGGGCGCGCTGGGCCTCACCGCGCGCCAGCTCGCGGTGGCGAGCGTGGTTCTGACCGCATACTTTCCCTGCGCAGCGACGTTTGTGGTGCTTCTGCGCGAACTAGGGGGCGCCGATATGGTCAAGGCAGCGGGGATAATGATAGTCGCGGCGCTGGGAGCAGGGACTGCGCTGAACCTCGTGCTGTCGGGAGCGGTCTCGGCCGGACTCGTGCTTGCGGCCGTCGCCGCTTTGGTCGCCTCGACCTACCTCGTCCGGCGCCGTGAGGGGCGCGACGCGAGTGCGGCAGGTCAATAGCAAGCAATAGCAAGCCCGTGCACCACCGTGGCATGTCCACCGCGGCATGTCATGCCACGCCCTGGCATGACATACCGCGGCATGTGCTATGCCCGGGGCTCTATGCCAGAAGCTCTATGCCAGGAGCTCGCGGGCTTTCTTGCGTTCCTCCGCGAGGATCTGGCCAAGCTCCTTGGACCGCTCCGCCGCGGCAACCACGGCGTCCATGATCGAGGCCCGGAGGGACCCGCGCTCCAGAGCGTGGAGCCCGGCGATGGCCGTTCCACCGGGCGAGGTCACCATGTCACGCAGACACGCCGGATGTGAGCCTGTTTCGAGGACCATTTTCGCCGCTCCCAACACGGTTTGGGCCGCCAACTGCAGCGCCACGCTGCGGGAGAACCCCACCCTCACCCCGCCGTCGGCGAGAGCCTCGATCATCGTATACACGAACGCAGGCCCGCTCCCGCTCAGAGCGGTCACCGAATCCATCAGGTCCTCTTGCACCGTCACGATCTTCCCGAGGGGCGCGAGGAGTTCGGAGAGCTCCGTGACATCCTTGGGCCCTGCGTGCCTTCCGATTGAAACCGCGATCACACCTTCCATTACGAGGCAAGGGGTATTCGGCATGATGCGCAGAATCCTTGGTCTGCGGGGGAACGCGCTCTCGAGGGACTCCGTGGTCACTCCGGCCACCGGCGACACCACGAGCTGGTCAGCCCTGACGTGCCGGGATACCTCGTCCACCACGCAATCTATGACTTGCGGCTTCACCGTGAGAAAGAGAACGCCTGCTGCGTCGACCACAGCCTTGTTGCTCCTCGCAGCCCTGATGCCCGTCTCCTCGACAAGCCGGCTGAGGCGGTCCGCGTCCACGTCACTTGCCACTATGTCCTCGGCCCTTGCCGAACCCGCCTTGATCATACCCTTGATGAGGACGTTGGCAAGGGTCCCCGAACCTATGAATCCGACAGTTCTTGCCATCTGGCGCGCCTCCATACCTGTGCATCAGCTTTTATGTATCACCTTTGCACTAACATCCTTCTCGGACTTGCCTTTCTTGTCTCGCTGTGGGCTCGCCCCCATTAGAACCCGCCGTTTAGACCGTCTTCCGGACGGGCGTCAGCCACGAGTGCGAGTCTGGAACCCGCCCCTGGACTATCGCAAAGAACGCTTCCTTCAACTTCAGTGTGATGGGCCCGGGCCGTCCGTTCCCCACAGGGATTCTGTCAACGGAGCGCACCGGGGTGATCTCCGCGGCCGTGCCCGTCAGGAAGACCTCGTCCGCGATGTACAGCATCTCCCTTGGGAGGGGCTCTTCGACCGCAGGGATTCCGAGCTCGCGTGCGAGCGTGAGGACCGTGCTCCGGGTTATGCCGCCCAGTATAGACGAGGCAAGCTGGGGAGTGTAGATGGTGCCGTCGCGCACCACGAAGAGGTTCTCGCCAGTGCCCTCTGATAACAACCCGTCCGTCCCGACGGCGATCGCCTCATGGTATCCGTCGACGATCGCCTGCATCTTCATGAGTTGGGAGTTGATGTAGTTCCCGCAGGCTTTGGCCATCGGAGGAATGGTGTTCGGAGCCATGCGGTTCCAGGAAGACACCACGACGTCAACGCCCTGGTCGTCGGCACCGGACGCGAGATACGTGCCCCACCCCCATACCGCGATGACCGTATGTACGGGGCTTGCGAGCGCATTCAGCCCAAGCTCGTGATACCCTCGAAACACGAGCGGCCTTATGTAGCAGGAGTCAAAACCGTTTCGCGCGACGGTCTCGGTTATCGCCCGGGCCAGGTCTTCCTGGGAGTAGGGTATGTCCATGCGGTATATCTTCGCTGAATCATACAGCCGTCTCACATGGTCGCCCAAGCGAAACACCGCGGTGCCGGCGGGGGTCTTGTACGCCCTGATCCCTTCGAACACCCCCGAGCCGTAATGCACGACATGGCTCAAAACGTGGATCTTCGCGTCCTCCCACTTGACGAACTCCCCGTCGAACCATATGTAAGTACCTTCCACCCATGCCATTTCGGCCTCACCTCGTTTTGTTAGTTGACAGTTGCAGATACCCTAGATGCCGGGGGCCTCGAGAGCCCCCCGAAACCTGCTCAGCCTAGGATCTCGTCCACTATGAGATCTCCCATCTCAGCGGTGCCGACGAGTGTCGTCCCCTCAGTGAAGATATCCGCGGTGCGATACCCTTTTCGCAGGACCGCCGTCACGGCGGCCTCAAGGGATTCCGCCTCTTTGCCCAGGCCGAAGGAATACCTCAGGAGCAGCCCTGCGGAGAGCACCGCCCCCAGCGGGTTGGCCACGTTCTTTCCCGCGATGTCGGGTGCGGAACCGTGCACCGGTTCGTACAGGCCCGTCCGGCCGCAGCCGAGGCTGGCGGAGGGCAGCATGCCGAGGGAGCCCGCCAGCGTGGCCGCCTCGTCGCTGAGGATGTCCCCGAACATGTTCTCGGTGAGTATCACATCGAACCGACCCGGGTCGCGGACGAGCTGCATCGCGCAGTTGTCTACGTACATGTGGGCGAGCTCGACGTCCGGGTAGTCCTTACCGACCTTCGTGACCACCTCTCGCCAAAGCCGCGAGCTTTCTAACACGTTGGCCTTGTCCACCGAGGTGACCTTCCGTCTCCGCTCAGAAGCCAACCGAAACGCCACCCTTGCGACGCGCTCTATCTCGTCCCAGGTGTAGACGGTCGTATCCACGGCCCTCACCACATCCCGCCCGCTGCCGAGGTCGCGTTCGCAGAAGCGGCCCCTGGGCTGGCCGAAATACGCGCCTCCGGTCAGCTCCCTCACCACCAGCAGGTCGACGCCCTCCACCACGTGGCTCTTGAGAGTCGAGGCCCCGACAAGCTCGGGGAAGACCCGCACCGGGCGCAGGTTCGCGAATACGCCCAGGGATTTGCGCAGGCCTAGAAGCCCGGCCTCCGGTCGCCTGTCCCCCGGAAGACCGTCCCATTTTGGGCCGCCCACCGCCCCGAGGAGCACGGCGCCGCACCTCCGGCAGGTCTCGAGAGTCTCCTCAGGCAGAGGCGTGCCGGCCGCGTCCAAGGCCGCTCCGCCCACGAGGCACTCCACGAAGTCAAACCTGCACGCGTGCTTCCTTCCGACCGCAACGAGCGCCTTCCTGGCCTCCCTTATCACTTCCGGCCCTACCCCGTCACCCGGCAGCAGGGCGATCTTGAACCCATCCATCGCCCGACCCAAACGCTACGCCTCCCTTGGTCCTTCACGCAACGCCGCGACACGCCGCCCGGCCCTCGCGTCGTCGGCCGCTCGCGCCGGTCGGCCGGCGCTAACAAGCCAGCATCCAACATCCAGCACCCAACATCTAACATCGAACATCCAACAGCCAGCTCTCGTCAGCCAGCACAGGATTTACCGCTCTCTATCCTTTCGCGCACGTAATTGATGATGCCCCCACAATCCACGATCCTTTGCATGAACTCGGGGAGGGGAGCAGCGCGATACTCTTCGCCTCGAGTCACATTCCGGATCAAGCCTTCGCCGGGAGAGACCTCGACGATGTCCCCCGCCTGTATCCGCTCGGCGGCTTCCGGGCACTCCAGGATGGGCAGGCCCACGTTCAGCGCGTTGCGGAAGAATATCCGGGCAAAGGACGCGGCAATGACGCAGGATACGCCAGCAGCCTTGATAGCTATTGGGGCATGCTCCCTGGAGCTTCCGCAGCCGAAGTTCCTGCCGCCCACGATGACGTCACCCGGCCGGACCTCGCTTGCGAACCTCGGATCGGCGTCCTCCATGCAGTGCTTTGCGAGGTCCGCCGGGTCCGAGGTATAGAGGTACCTTGCGGGGATGATCGCGTCAGTGTCCACATGATCTCCGAACTTCCATGCTCTCGCTCTGATGGTCGACGTCATCACTGCATCACCTGCCTGCTCGGCGTTTCCGTCTGCTTACCGCTCAACGTCTCTCGGCGTGTCTCGGCGTCGGTCCATGTTCCTCGGCCCTCGCTGCCGCTCCGCCGGGTCCCACCCTACATGCCGCGGGCGCATGGCGAGGTCGCCGACCTCGCGCGCCGAATTCGAACGATTCGCATTCCAACGTGCCGAGCCGCAAAGAGGCGCTAGCTTTTCCAGCGGAATACTCAGAGATCAGAGTTCGTCGGGGCCCGCTATGCGTCCCATGACTGCGGAGGCCGCCGCCACCGCCGCGTTTGACAAGTATACCTCGCTCTTCGGATGCCCCATCCTGCCCACGAAGTTCCGGTTGGTCGTGGATATCGCCTTCTCTCCCTCGGCGAGGATGCCCATGTGCCCTCCGAGGCACGGGCCACACGTGGGCGTGCTGACTGCCGCGCCCGCCTCGATAAAGATTTGGATGAGCCCCTCGCGTATGGCCTGCAGGTAGATCTCCTGGGTGCCAGGGAAGACCAGGAGCCGCACGCGCGGGTGGACTTTTCGCCCGCGAAGCACCTCTGCCGCAGCTCTCAAATCCTCCATCCGGCCGTTGGTGCAGGAGCCGATCACAGCCTGGTCTATCCACACCTTGCCCGCCTCGCTGATGGGCCTCACGTTTTCGGGCAGGTGAGGGAAGGCCACTTGTGGCTCGAGGCCGCTCACGTCGAATTCGTGCACAGCACTGTAGCGAGCGTCCGGGTCGCTCTCGAAGACCCGGTAACCTCCATTTGACCTCTCGCGCACGTACTCAAGGGTCTTCTCATCCGGCACCATGATGCCGTTTTTCGCGCCGGCCTCCACCGCCATGTTTGCCATGGTGAACCTTGAGTCCATCGAGAGGCTCCGTATCGCTTCTCCGGAGAACTCCATGGCCTTGTAGGCCGCGCCGTCCACGCCTATGCGCCCTATGGTGTGGAGGATGAGGTCCTTTCCGTACACCCAGCGGCCGGGTTTGCCGCGGTACACGAGCTTGATGCTCTCGGGGACCTTCAGCCATATCTCGCCGAGGGTCATGGCAGCGGCCATATCGGTGCTGCCTACCCCGGTGGCGAAGGCACCCAGTGCCCCGTACGTGCACGTGTGAGAATCCGCGCCGATGATGACATCGCCGGGACGCACGAGCCCTTGCTCCGGGAGAAGGCAGTGCTCGATGCCCATCCTTCCTACCTCAAAGTAGTTGGATATCCCTTGTTCTCTGGCGAACTCCCTCAATCTCGCGCACTGCTCGGCAGACCTTATGTCCTTGTTCGGCACGAAGTGATCGGGCACGAGCGCGATCCTATTAGGATCGAAGACCCGCTTTGCGCCGGTCTTCCTGAACTGCTCGATGGCAACGGGCGCGGTTATGTCGTTCCCCAGGACCATGTCGACCTTTACCGTGATAAGCTCGCCGGGCTCAACGGAGTCTCGTCCAGCGTGGGCGGCTAGGATTTTCTCGGTTATCGTCATCCCCAAGATGCGCCACCCCCTCCCCTAGCTTCCCGACGTTCCCAAGGCGTCTTGGACAGGTCGGGAGACTCCGGCGGCTCCGGCAGGCGCGGCTGCCTTGCTGAAGGTCCGCCGGTTGTGGAGAAGCTTGTTGATGGCCTGCACATACGCCTTGGCGCTGGCCTCTATCACGTCCGTGCTCGTTCCGCGGCCTACGTAGGTGTCTCCGTTGTCCTTTATCCGGACCGTGGCCTCTCCCAGAGCGTCCTTGCCGCCGGTGACCGCGTTTAGGGAGTACGACACGAGATGAGTCTCCAATTTCGCGGCAGCGTCCACCGCTTTGAAGACCGCCTCCACGGGCCCGTCCCCGCATGCGGCCTCTTCCACGGAGCCGTCCACAGTCTTGAGCCTCACCGTGGCAGTGGGCACGGCATGGTTGCCGCTAATCACGTGTATGTATTCCAGCTCGAAGAAGCCCGGTGTCGCAACGAGCTCATCCTCGACGATAGCCTCGATGTCTCTGTCGCTGACCTGCTTCTTCTTGTCCGCAAGCTCGATGAAGCGGTTGAACGCTTTCTCCATCTCGTCCCGGGTCAAAGAGTACCCGAGGGCCTTCAGCTTCTCGCTGAACGCGTGTCGCCCGGAGTGTTTGCCCAGGACCAGCCTGCTTTCGGGGAGGCCCACTGACTCAGGCGTCATGATCTCGTAAGTGGTCCTCTCCTTGAGGATGCCGTCCTGGTGTATGCCGGACTCGTGGGCGAAAGCGTTGTCGCCGACCACAGCCTTGTTGGGCTGCACGAACACCGCCGTAAGCGAGCTCACCAGGCGGCTTGTGCGATAGATGTGGGTCGTATCGATGCCCACAGAGACATCGAAGTAGTCTTTCCTCGTCCTGAGCGCCATGACGACCTCCTCAAGCGCGGCGTTCCCGGCCCTTTCGCCGAGGCCGTTTATGGTGCACTCAACCTGGGTCGCCCCGGCCGTCACAGCGGCCAAGGAGTTCGCGACCGCGAGCCCCAGGTCGTTGTGGCAGTGGACGCTGATGGTTACCCGGTCTATGCCGGCGGTGTTGGCTTTCACGTAAGAAACGAGATCCGCGAATTCCCAGGGCGTGCTGTAGCCGACTGTGTCGGGAATGTTGATGACCGTCGCCCCCGCCTCGATCACCGCCTCGAATATCTCACGCAGGAATCCCCGGTCGCTCCTGGCGGCGTCTTCGGCGGAGAACTCCACGTCGTTTGTGAGGCTCTTAGCGTGCCGCACCGCCTCCACGGCCATTCTCAGGACCTCGTCGGGGCTCTTGCGGAGCTTATACCGCATGTGGACGGGAGATGTCGCGATGAAAGTATGGATCCTGGGCCTCTCGGCGTATCGCAGGGCCTCCCAAGCCTTATCGATGTCCTTCTCCATTGTTCGGGCCAAGGCCGCGATGGTGGGCCCCTTTATCTGGGAGGCGACCGCCTCCACCGCCGCGAAGTCTCCGGGAGACGCAACCGGGAACCCCGCCTCGATCACATCCACCCGGAGCTTGGCGAGCTGCGTTGCTATCTCGACCTTCTCTTCCACGTTCAAATTGACGCCGGGGGATTGTTCTCCGTCCCTGAGCGTTGTGTCAAAGATGAATACCTGCCTCATGTCGCTCGCGATCCTCCTTCTTTCTCTTCTAGCTACTCTTCTGATTATCTGATTGCCCCTTCCAAGTGCCGCCGTCGTCCCATAACGTCCGTGACGTCAACGTCCACGACGTCGCACCCATGTCCGTGATCCCGCATCGCGTAACAAAAAACCTCTCCCCCCTGATAGCCATGGGCTTTCGGGCTATCAGGGACGAGAGGATGAGCGGCTCGTGGTACCACCCTGACTTCGTCGCCGCCTCACGGCAGCGACCTCACTGTCTCCGACCTCACCGACGCAGACTGCGACGTTTAAGCCGTCACCATTCTCCGGTCGTCTTCAGTCTTGGTCTCAAGGACACGAGAACTAGGCGGATAACGGGCGCCTCGTGGAAAACGCGGCCCGGCGAAGCCTACTCACCTGTGGGAAGCGCGACGCCTACGGCATCGGCCCGCGGACGTTCTTGTTCTGATGCCTTGAATGCGATGCGATGCATTGCGCGGCGTAAGTCGTGCCGGCAGCGGCCGCGAACCTGTCACGATGACCATCCCATCACAGTTTTCGGCTTGCGCGGTTCGAGGGCGAGTTCAACAGGGCCCGGCCACCGGTTCGCACCGGCCACCGGCTCTCTTGGGCCCGGCGCCCTGATTACTGCTCCCTGTCATGACCTTTGACAAGCCCCAGAATCGTGCTGGTCCCAAGTTATTACCGATAGTGTATAAAGATTCATGTGCGGTGTCAAGAGGCGGATTTGCATTTTCCGTGCCGCCGGTCTGTGATAGTGTCGCCCTGTAGGTGGTTTGAGAAAACGGTGCGCTGCAAGCAGTTGAGAGAAATCTGCCCCGCACGCTGCGTAGGAAGAGGTCACCTCACGCCCACGGAAGCGCCCCACTCCCCCCTGAGGACAAGGGCCCGTGAGGCTGCGAACGTATCGGTCAGATCAGTTTGGTCGGCGGCAGGGCATCATCCGTCAGAACACCCGCCTGCCGAGCGGGACCTCGCGGTCAGGCTGGATGAGGACCACCTCGGTTTCGTCGCTTAGAGCGACGCCCAGGACGAGGACCTCAGACATGAAATCAGCGATCTGCCGCGGCGGGAAGTTCGTAACGGCGATCACGAGCCTCCCCACTAGTTCGTCGGGCGAGTAAAGCTTGGTGATCTGGGCGCTTGACTTCCGTACGCCGTAGTCGCCGAAGTCGACAAGCAGTTTGTACGCGGGCTTTCGAGCTTTGGTAAACGGCTCGGCCTTGATGATCCTTCCGACTCGCATCTCGACTCTGTTGAAGTCTTCGTAAGTTATCGCGCTCACGTTCTCCATCCACCTTCTCTCCTTTTTGCAACTCAGGTCGTTTTTTATGCCATTCAGACGAGAACTCCTACCGTTCGGCCCGAATCTCTTTCCACTTCACTCCCAGGGGTTCTAGAATGACTCTGAAGACCCCGTACCGTGAACCTCCTCCAGCACCCTACTCGAGTGCGTCGTTGCGGAGCGCGGCTACGGAAAGACGGATGCCTGCAGCACAGTGGAACAGGGCCGGCCGGCTGCGGGACGGGTCCAACACAATAAGGAGGTGCTGTAATTGGTAACCTTCATTGGGTGTATCGTCGTTCTGATCCTCGGTTATCTCTTTTACGGGGCCTTTGTGGAGAGGGTCTTCGGCGTTGACCGCGAGAAGAGCACACCCGCTTATACCCTGAGGGACGGCGTGGATTACGTTCCGATGGACTGGAAGAAGGTCTTTCTCATTCAGTTCCTCAATATCGCGGGCCTGGGCCCCGTGTACGGGGCCATCCAGGGCGCGCTCTGGGGGCCTTCGGCGTTCCTGTGGATCGTACTTGGGGGCATTCTGGTCGGGGGCGCTCACGATTACATCTCAGGCATGCTGTCAGTCAGAGAAAACGGCGCGAGCATGGGTGATGTTATCGGCAAGTATCTCGGGAACAAAGTCCGCTGGTTGATGAATGTGGTTCTCGTGGTACTGCTTATCCTGGTCGGGGTCGTGTTTGCGACGGGCCCGGCGGCTCTTCTCCAGATGATCACGCCTTCTTGGATGACGTACAACTTTTGGGTAGCTGTCATATTCATCTATTACCTCCTTGCCACCCTTCTTCCAATTGACGCTCTAATTGGACGGATCTACCCCTTCTTCGGTGCATGCCTTCTCATAATGGTGATTGGCATCGGCGGGGGGATGATCGTCAAGGGCATGCCTGTGCCACAAATCACCCTCGCGAACCTGCACCCGAAGAACCTGCCGATATGGCCGCTGATGTTCATCTCGA
The sequence above is drawn from the Bacillota bacterium genome and encodes:
- a CDS encoding tRNA-binding protein, which translates into the protein MSAITYEDFNRVEMRVGRIIKAEPFTKARKPAYKLLVDFGDYGVRKSSAQITKLYSPDELVGRLVIAVTNFPPRQIADFMSEVLVLGVALSDETEVVLIQPDREVPLGRRVF
- a CDS encoding 2-isopropylmalate synthase, with amino-acid sequence MRQVFIFDTTLRDGEQSPGVNLNVEEKVEIATQLAKLRVDVIEAGFPVASPGDFAAVEAVASQIKGPTIAALARTMEKDIDKAWEALRYAERPRIHTFIATSPVHMRYKLRKSPDEVLRMAVEAVRHAKSLTNDVEFSAEDAARSDRGFLREIFEAVIEAGATVINIPDTVGYSTPWEFADLVSYVKANTAGIDRVTISVHCHNDLGLAVANSLAAVTAGATQVECTINGLGERAGNAALEEVVMALRTRKDYFDVSVGIDTTHIYRTSRLVSSLTAVFVQPNKAVVGDNAFAHESGIHQDGILKERTTYEIMTPESVGLPESRLVLGKHSGRHAFSEKLKALGYSLTRDEMEKAFNRFIELADKKKQVSDRDIEAIVEDELVATPGFFELEYIHVISGNHAVPTATVRLKTVDGSVEEAACGDGPVEAVFKAVDAAAKLETHLVSYSLNAVTGGKDALGEATVRIKDNGDTYVGRGTSTDVIEASAKAYVQAINKLLHNRRTFSKAAAPAGAAGVSRPVQDALGTSGS
- the leuC gene encoding 3-isopropylmalate dehydratase large subunit codes for the protein MGMTITEKILAAHAGRDSVEPGELITVKVDMVLGNDITAPVAIEQFRKTGAKRVFDPNRIALVPDHFVPNKDIRSAEQCARLREFAREQGISNYFEVGRMGIEHCLLPEQGLVRPGDVIIGADSHTCTYGALGAFATGVGSTDMAAAMTLGEIWLKVPESIKLVYRGKPGRWVYGKDLILHTIGRIGVDGAAYKAMEFSGEAIRSLSMDSRFTMANMAVEAGAKNGIMVPDEKTLEYVRERSNGGYRVFESDPDARYSAVHEFDVSGLEPQVAFPHLPENVRPISEAGKVWIDQAVIGSCTNGRMEDLRAAAEVLRGRKVHPRVRLLVFPGTQEIYLQAIREGLIQIFIEAGAAVSTPTCGPCLGGHMGILAEGEKAISTTNRNFVGRMGHPKSEVYLSNAAVAAASAVMGRIAGPDEL